A genome region from Thermoanaerobacterium xylanolyticum LX-11 includes the following:
- a CDS encoding ABC transporter ATP-binding protein has product MLKLRKYFKPYIFITIVAILFIFVQAMSDLSLPDYMSNIVNQGIQQGGIVNAVPDAVRKSTMDKLTLFMNDSDKNNVLNYYVLVDKNSSDYDKYVKKYPDLKKEPIYVLKNIDKSEIDKINLPMGKAFLAVSGVEKMKSNAKGGFITFNNMKIPANADLFALFARIPESERQKITDDMNKKFTSLGDNMVIQAATSAVKSEYKALGVNTDKIQTNYILSTGLIMLLITLLSAACSIMVGFLGSRVAAGFSRDIRKNLFTRVESFSNEEFDKFSTASLITRTTNDITQIQMLIVFMIRMIFYAPMIGIGGVIRAIGKSASMSWIIALAVIVLLGLVSTVFSIALPKFKSVQKLVDRLNLVARENLAGMMVIRAFNTQEFEENRFDKANRDITSTMLFINRVMITMFPVMMLIMNGITLLIVWVGAHDIANSSMQVGDMMAFMQYAIQIIFAFLMMSMMFIMIPRASVSASRIAEVLETQPTVVDPKESKKFDDTQKGVVEFRNVSYRYPGAEEDAIKDITFKAEPGKTTAIIGSTGSGKSTLVNLIPRFYDATEGQVLVDGVDVRDVKQHDLREKIGYVPQKISLFKGTVMSNIKFGNENATDEEVKKAAEVAQAAEFIERLPNGYDSEISQDATNISGGQKQRLSIARALVKKAEIYIFDESFSALDFKTDRALRKALKEYTENSTVIIVAQRISTIMNADQIIVLDDGKIAGIGTHEELMKSCETYREIAYSQLSKEELA; this is encoded by the coding sequence ATGCTAAAATTACGGAAATACTTTAAGCCATATATATTTATAACTATTGTTGCCATACTATTTATATTTGTTCAGGCTATGAGCGACCTGTCCCTTCCTGACTACATGTCAAACATAGTAAACCAAGGAATCCAGCAGGGAGGCATTGTCAATGCTGTGCCAGATGCTGTAAGAAAAAGCACCATGGATAAACTGACATTATTTATGAATGACAGCGATAAAAACAATGTGTTAAATTATTATGTGTTAGTTGACAAAAACAGCTCAGATTACGATAAGTACGTAAAAAAATATCCTGATTTAAAGAAAGAGCCCATATACGTACTAAAGAACATAGATAAATCAGAGATAGACAAGATAAACCTTCCAATGGGCAAGGCGTTTTTAGCTGTATCAGGTGTTGAAAAGATGAAGTCCAACGCAAAAGGCGGATTTATCACATTTAACAACATGAAGATACCAGCAAATGCCGATCTATTTGCGCTTTTTGCAAGGATTCCTGAATCAGAGAGACAGAAGATAACTGATGACATGAATAAGAAGTTTACATCCCTTGGTGACAACATGGTTATACAAGCTGCTACATCGGCAGTGAAGTCTGAGTACAAGGCATTAGGAGTGAATACTGACAAAATTCAGACAAACTACATTTTGTCGACAGGGCTTATAATGCTGCTGATTACTCTTTTGAGTGCGGCATGTTCTATAATGGTGGGATTTTTAGGTTCCAGAGTTGCCGCTGGTTTTTCAAGGGATATAAGAAAAAATCTTTTTACAAGGGTTGAGAGCTTTTCGAATGAGGAATTTGACAAGTTTTCTACTGCGTCTTTGATAACAAGGACCACAAACGATATAACCCAGATACAGATGCTTATTGTCTTTATGATAAGGATGATATTCTATGCTCCTATGATAGGCATAGGCGGTGTAATAAGAGCCATAGGCAAAAGTGCGTCGATGTCATGGATAATAGCTTTGGCAGTCATAGTGCTTTTAGGTTTGGTTTCGACTGTGTTTTCTATCGCATTGCCTAAATTCAAGTCTGTGCAGAAATTGGTAGACAGGTTGAATCTTGTGGCTCGCGAGAATCTTGCTGGCATGATGGTTATAAGGGCTTTTAATACTCAAGAGTTTGAGGAAAACAGGTTTGACAAGGCAAATCGCGACATTACAAGCACGATGCTTTTCATAAACCGCGTCATGATTACAATGTTTCCAGTCATGATGCTTATAATGAACGGTATAACGCTTCTCATCGTATGGGTAGGTGCTCATGATATTGCCAATTCGTCAATGCAGGTTGGCGACATGATGGCGTTTATGCAGTACGCTATACAGATAATATTTGCCTTCCTCATGATGTCTATGATGTTTATCATGATACCGAGGGCATCTGTGTCAGCATCCCGTATTGCGGAGGTATTAGAGACACAGCCTACCGTTGTGGATCCTAAGGAAAGCAAAAAGTTTGACGATACGCAAAAAGGTGTTGTTGAGTTTAGAAATGTTTCATACAGATACCCTGGTGCAGAAGAAGATGCTATAAAGGATATTACGTTTAAGGCTGAGCCTGGGAAGACGACGGCTATCATTGGTTCAACGGGCTCTGGGAAATCTACACTTGTAAACTTGATACCGAGATTTTACGATGCCACAGAAGGGCAAGTTTTAGTAGACGGAGTAGATGTAAGGGATGTGAAGCAGCACGATTTGAGAGAAAAAATTGGCTATGTACCACAGAAGATTTCCCTTTTTAAAGGTACTGTCATGTCAAACATAAAATTTGGAAATGAAAATGCTACAGATGAAGAAGTCAAAAAAGCTGCAGAAGTGGCTCAGGCAGCAGAGTTTATAGAAAGGCTTCCAAATGGCTATGACAGCGAAATATCGCAAGATGCCACAAATATCTCAGGTGGACAGAAGCAAAGGCTGTCTATCGCAAGAGCCCTTGTCAAAAAGGCGGAGATTTATATATTTGATGAAAGCTTTTCAGCTCTTGATTTCAAGACAGATAGGGCCTTGAGAAAGGCTTTAAAAGAATACACGGAAAACAGCACTGTGATAATAGTTGCACAGCGCATATCTACGATAATGAATGCAGATCAGATTATTGTATTGGATGATGGCAAAATAGCTGGAATAGGCACACACGAGGAACTCATGAAATCCTGCGAGACATACAGAGAGATCGCTTATTCGCAGCTTTCAAAGGAGGAATTGGCATAA